From a region of the Nodosilinea sp. PGN35 genome:
- a CDS encoding anthranilate synthase component I, producing MGQSRLGRRALSDGQGWWVRSQPLGHRTGSDIFQCLYGDLLLQPPTPASLVALLESPFPLPVAAQPHAAHSRYSICAGPPRYVGALPQVWTPAVGSILPTLAERLTAAEQPRLLGDEADAAETLPFTGGWLGWLGYDLAWEIERLPTINSDPLPFPVALWYEPATFAVLDHQAQRLWLFAPAPAALDSLEKQLSLPGEADPLIALKPGDPRAVTLGMAAAEYQQAVLRAKQHIQAGDVFQVNLSLRFSTETTAHSWTLYRQLQRINPSPFACYWRTPWGDVISCSPERLVKLQHGLAQTRPIAGTRPRGATPEQDAELAQTLLSNPKERAEHIMLVDLERNDLGRVCRWGTVQVNELLTVEYYSHVMHLVSNVVGQLESLAPHQRTAIDLIRAVFPGGTITGCPKVRCMEIIEALEPVRRSLFYGSCGYLDRRGHLDLNILIRTLLVGHTESHWAPSTVWGQVGAGIVADSDPAREWQESLQKARAQLLALGLE from the coding sequence GTGGGCCAGAGTCGTTTGGGGAGGCGAGCTTTGAGCGATGGGCAGGGCTGGTGGGTGCGATCGCAACCCCTGGGCCACCGCACCGGCAGCGATATCTTTCAGTGCCTCTACGGCGACCTGCTGCTGCAGCCCCCTACCCCTGCCAGCCTGGTGGCTCTGCTGGAGAGTCCTTTCCCGCTCCCGGTCGCCGCTCAGCCCCATGCCGCTCACAGCCGCTACTCCATCTGTGCCGGCCCCCCGCGTTACGTCGGAGCGCTTCCACAGGTGTGGACGCCAGCGGTGGGGAGCATTTTACCCACGCTGGCAGAACGGCTGACAGCAGCAGAGCAACCCCGGCTTTTGGGTGACGAGGCTGATGCAGCAGAAACACTGCCCTTTACCGGCGGCTGGCTGGGCTGGCTGGGCTACGACCTGGCCTGGGAGATCGAGCGGCTGCCCACTATAAATAGTGATCCCCTGCCCTTTCCCGTCGCCCTGTGGTACGAGCCCGCCACCTTTGCCGTACTCGACCACCAGGCCCAGCGGCTGTGGCTGTTTGCCCCCGCCCCCGCCGCGCTGGACAGTCTAGAGAAACAGCTCAGTCTGCCTGGGGAAGCAGATCCTCTAATTGCCCTGAAGCCGGGCGATCCCCGCGCTGTGACCCTGGGAATGGCGGCGGCAGAGTACCAGCAGGCTGTCCTGCGGGCCAAGCAGCATATTCAGGCGGGGGACGTGTTTCAGGTCAACCTGTCTCTGCGGTTCTCAACCGAGACCACAGCCCACAGCTGGACGCTGTACCGCCAGCTCCAGCGCATCAACCCGTCGCCCTTTGCCTGCTACTGGCGCACCCCCTGGGGCGATGTAATTAGCTGCTCACCCGAGCGGCTGGTGAAGTTGCAGCATGGCCTGGCCCAGACCCGCCCCATTGCTGGAACGCGCCCTCGCGGGGCAACGCCAGAACAGGATGCAGAGCTGGCTCAAACCCTGCTCAGCAACCCTAAAGAGCGGGCCGAGCACATCATGCTGGTGGATCTCGAACGCAATGACCTGGGCCGGGTGTGCCGGTGGGGCACCGTGCAGGTCAATGAGCTGCTGACCGTGGAGTACTACAGCCACGTGATGCATTTGGTAAGCAACGTCGTGGGGCAGTTAGAAAGCCTTGCCCCGCACCAGCGCACCGCCATCGACCTGATCCGCGCCGTCTTCCCGGGCGGCACTATCACCGGCTGTCCTAAGGTACGCTGTATGGAAATTATCGAAGCTCTGGAGCCAGTGCGACGCAGTCTGTTCTACGGCTCCTGCGGCTATTTAGATAGGCGTGGCCATCTCGATCTAAATATCCTAATTCGCACCCTGCTGGTTGGGCATACTGAGAGCCACTGGGCACCCTCTACCGTTTGGGGGCAGGTGGGGGCAGGTATCGTGGCTGACAGCGATCCCGCCAGGGAATGGCAAGAATCGCTGCAAAAGGCCAGGGCTCAACTACTGGCCCTGGGTCTGGAATAA
- the pipX gene encoding transcriptional coactivator PipX, producing the protein MSTETYLNHPNFGLLFRVCMVDDGQELYATLYAQRLFFLVTNSPTEGLVFQPLGRSNARLMLEGRLRVLRRAGQQADYDRLQHTYKQTFQ; encoded by the coding sequence ATGAGCACAGAAACCTATCTCAATCACCCAAATTTTGGCTTGCTCTTCAGAGTGTGCATGGTAGACGACGGCCAAGAGCTGTATGCCACGCTTTATGCTCAGCGGCTGTTTTTTTTGGTGACTAATTCTCCCACCGAGGGGCTGGTGTTTCAGCCCCTCGGTCGCAGCAACGCCCGTCTCATGCTCGAAGGTCGCCTGCGGGTTTTGCGGCGGGCTGGCCAGCAGGCCGACTACGATCGCCTCCAGCACACCTACAAACAAACCTTTCAATGA